One stretch of bacterium DNA includes these proteins:
- a CDS encoding sigma-54-dependent Fis family transcriptional regulator: MEKAKILIVDDDAQIRMLLSDLLTAEGYRIVEAGDGKKAIEVTEKENPSLVILDLLMPKMSGLEVLNYFREHRQDIMVIVLTAYGTVESAVEAMKLGAHDYLIKSDEPDKILMVIKRTLKHKELSDINQFLVNELDKNYQMVVGSDPAMDEIMKTVNKIAREDITVLIQGESGTGKQLLAWAIHKMSPRKDKPFIQVNCTTLSETLIESDLFGHEKGAFTGASKQKKGRFEIADKGTIFLDEIGELAPNIQAKLLQVIEYHKFQRVGGLEDLFSNVRIIAATNKNLENEVKAGTFRKDLLFRLKVFTVTLPPLRERIDDIPIFADFFLNKQCTKMQKHVTEITPEAMELLQHYSWPGNIRELENIIERAIVLTNSSKITPDLLSPIIHDDTEHTISATGLIEATAEFKRAHIKKALKKTDNNQTKAAELLNVQRTYLNRIIKELGISI; encoded by the coding sequence ATGGAAAAAGCTAAAATACTCATTGTTGATGATGATGCTCAAATAAGGATGCTTCTCAGCGATCTGCTTACAGCTGAAGGTTATAGAATAGTTGAAGCAGGAGATGGCAAAAAAGCTATCGAGGTTACAGAAAAAGAAAACCCATCTCTTGTTATTCTTGATCTTTTAATGCCTAAAATGTCCGGGCTTGAAGTACTGAATTATTTCAGAGAGCACAGGCAGGACATTATGGTAATTGTTCTGACAGCATACGGTACTGTTGAATCTGCAGTAGAAGCAATGAAACTCGGCGCACATGATTACTTAATCAAATCTGACGAACCTGATAAAATCCTTATGGTAATAAAGCGTACATTAAAACATAAAGAACTCAGTGATATAAATCAATTTCTTGTAAATGAGCTTGATAAAAACTACCAGATGGTTGTCGGCTCTGATCCGGCAATGGATGAGATTATGAAAACAGTAAATAAAATTGCCAGAGAGGATATAACTGTTTTAATTCAGGGAGAGAGCGGTACAGGCAAACAGCTTCTTGCCTGGGCTATCCACAAGATGAGCCCCCGAAAAGATAAACCTTTTATTCAGGTTAACTGCACTACTCTGTCTGAAACATTAATAGAATCAGATCTGTTCGGCCATGAGAAAGGGGCCTTTACCGGAGCTTCAAAACAGAAGAAAGGAAGATTTGAAATCGCAGACAAAGGTACTATTTTCCTTGATGAGATAGGTGAGCTCGCTCCAAACATCCAGGCAAAACTTCTGCAGGTTATTGAGTATCATAAATTTCAGCGCGTAGGCGGCCTTGAAGACCTATTTAGTAATGTAAGGATAATTGCCGCAACAAATAAAAATCTTGAAAATGAGGTTAAAGCCGGTACATTCAGAAAGGATCTTTTATTCAGGCTGAAGGTATTTACTGTTACACTGCCGCCTCTCAGAGAAAGAATTGATGATATCCCCATATTTGCCGATTTCTTTCTAAATAAGCAGTGTACAAAAATGCAGAAGCACGTAACGGAAATTACTCCTGAAGCAATGGAACTTTTACAGCACTATTCATGGCCCGGCAACATAAGAGAGCTTGAAAATATCATTGAAAGAGCAATAGTCCTTACAAACAGTTCCAAAATAACTCCGGATCTTCTGAGCCCCATAATACATGATGATACAGAACATACAATATCAGCAACGGGACTTATAGAAGCAACAGCCGAATTCAAACGTGCACATATTAAAAAAGCCCTTAAAAAAACTGATAACAACCAGACAAAAGCAGCTGAACTATTGAATGTTCAAAGAACATATCTTAACAGAATTATAAAAGAACTTGGTATTTCTATCTGA
- a CDS encoding PDZ domain-containing protein, protein MFITGIYGAYRQHYLSISPINVRPINNYFIITKINTDSPNAQAKLTPGDTILAVNNEILRSPLTLKKIADTHKAGSQIPITFLKNGKIKVTNLYLTSKYKNHFVALNISIAVMFYLIGIFVYISQPLLTPAKIFSWACIVVGTTLLIFWRNYPYHHQIIEYFLSGFYLLIYSLVPGLILYFSVTYPHKAGFFKNSKYPVLKLFSPGFLILILLEIRYFIFIKTDTLNDFIYYLRVYDIFRMYFIVYLMLAVFFMIKSYREAATANDKKRMQWLLWALIIGLFPFIFLWTIFLAVGINPVFSEFLNYPFMLLIPIGFAISIVKYKVMDIEVIISKSIVYTLLTGSIVFFYLLITFIAGLITQSIRPSANNLVNILITLSIAIILIPLRDKLKIFVDKIFYRTKHNYQIMREDFSEMLAQACNPDALIDMTLKKIQSIFQIDKILLMLPKPNTSRLAVSRQIGFTPSEIKFIEIDTTGRASPEKTGVYLTLPVILDNSFAGILLLGKKMSRLSYSEKDVNLMLPFIRDGLIALDRLRLRQAMIIEHTENKRLQEISNMKSEFIASVSHELRTPVALVYMSVTNLLKGIPEKPSEKILEYLKNMRERTLILKNMIEDLLDITKIEAGKIVISPRPINLLSSVESAVIVLSPMLAEHNISISINIDKSIWVKADKISIQRILTNLIENGIKFSEESTAIEITAKKMNKNRVSISIIDHGHGIPSDRLDSIFDKFLQIHDKDKIRQKGLGLGLYITKKLVELHSGTINVESNSKGSTFMFTLPETTDRF, encoded by the coding sequence ATGTTTATTACCGGCATTTACGGAGCATATAGGCAGCACTATCTTTCCATATCTCCAATTAATGTCCGGCCAATAAATAATTACTTTATAATTACAAAAATAAATACTGATTCTCCGAATGCTCAGGCAAAACTTACTCCGGGCGATACTATCCTTGCAGTAAACAATGAAATACTGAGAAGCCCCCTTACCTTAAAAAAAATCGCAGATACACACAAAGCCGGATCACAAATTCCTATTACTTTTCTGAAGAATGGTAAAATAAAGGTTACCAATCTTTATCTTACATCAAAGTATAAAAATCACTTCGTAGCCTTAAATATCTCCATTGCCGTAATGTTTTACTTAATAGGCATATTTGTCTACATATCACAGCCCCTGCTGACTCCTGCAAAAATCTTCAGCTGGGCATGTATTGTTGTAGGTACGACACTTCTTATATTCTGGCGTAATTATCCCTATCATCACCAAATCATCGAATATTTTCTAAGCGGATTTTACCTGTTAATATATTCTCTGGTTCCCGGGCTCATTCTTTATTTCTCCGTAACATATCCCCACAAAGCAGGTTTCTTTAAAAATTCGAAATATCCTGTACTGAAACTATTCTCTCCGGGCTTCCTTATTTTAATTCTTCTTGAAATAAGATATTTTATATTTATTAAAACCGACACATTAAATGATTTCATATATTATCTGAGAGTATATGATATTTTCAGGATGTACTTTATTGTATACCTTATGCTCGCTGTATTTTTTATGATAAAATCTTACAGAGAAGCTGCAACAGCTAACGACAAAAAACGTATGCAATGGCTGCTCTGGGCTCTTATAATAGGGCTTTTCCCTTTTATATTTTTATGGACAATATTCCTTGCTGTTGGTATAAATCCTGTTTTTTCTGAATTTCTCAACTATCCGTTTATGCTTTTAATCCCCATAGGATTCGCTATTTCCATTGTAAAATACAAAGTCATGGACATAGAAGTTATTATCAGTAAAAGTATTGTGTACACACTTTTAACAGGGTCGATTGTATTCTTCTATCTTCTGATAACATTTATTGCAGGCCTAATAACCCAATCTATCCGCCCTTCGGCAAATAATTTAGTTAATATTCTCATCACACTGTCAATAGCAATAATTCTTATACCATTAAGGGACAAACTGAAAATATTTGTTGATAAAATTTTTTACAGGACAAAACATAATTATCAGATAATGCGTGAAGACTTCAGTGAAATGCTGGCTCAGGCCTGCAATCCTGATGCCCTCATTGACATGACTCTTAAAAAAATCCAATCAATATTCCAGATTGATAAAATATTGCTGATGCTTCCAAAACCAAACACAAGCAGGCTTGCAGTCTCCCGCCAAATAGGGTTTACGCCCAGTGAAATTAAATTTATTGAAATTGATACTACAGGCCGCGCGTCTCCTGAAAAAACCGGAGTCTATCTTACACTGCCGGTCATACTTGATAATTCCTTTGCAGGCATTCTTCTGCTCGGCAAAAAAATGTCCCGTCTTTCATATTCGGAAAAAGATGTTAACCTGATGCTGCCGTTCATCAGAGACGGGTTGATTGCTTTAGACAGGTTAAGGCTGAGACAGGCAATGATAATTGAGCATACCGAGAATAAAAGGCTTCAGGAAATCAGCAATATGAAGTCTGAATTCATTGCCAGTGTTTCACATGAACTCAGAACACCTGTTGCTCTTGTTTATATGTCAGTAACAAATCTTTTAAAAGGTATACCTGAAAAACCAAGCGAAAAGATACTTGAATATCTGAAAAACATGAGAGAAAGGACATTGATTCTCAAGAACATGATAGAAGATCTTCTTGATATAACTAAAATTGAAGCAGGAAAAATTGTAATATCGCCAAGGCCGATAAATCTGCTTTCTTCAGTGGAGAGTGCTGTTATTGTATTATCACCTATGCTCGCAGAACACAACATTTCAATTTCTATAAACATTGATAAATCTATTTGGGTCAAAGCTGATAAAATTTCGATCCAAAGGATATTAACGAATCTTATTGAGAACGGAATAAAGTTCTCGGAAGAATCAACTGCTATTGAGATTACTGCAAAAAAGATGAATAAAAACAGAGTTTCTATCTCTATCATTGACCACGGCCATGGTATCCCGTCTGACAGGCTTGATTCTATTTTTGACAAATTTTTACAAATTCATGATAAAGACAAGATAAGACAAAAAGGGCTTGGGCTTGGGTTGTATATAACAAAAAAACTTGTAGAGCTTCACAGCGGTACTATAAATGTCGAAAGCAACAGCAAAGGCTCCACTTTTATGTTTACCCTTCCGGAAACTACAGACAGATTTTAA
- a CDS encoding peptidylprolyl isomerase — protein sequence MKKIITIMIAGILLASCSSNKTEALKKGSPEYELFQTLSDSLGYTFFSPSENTALITTDEFTVKTQDVLPLIYQALGGQVTRAFQIDSSQAIQLLKTFSKSEAEKRLILFEADKKGIKVTQDSVEQNLKNIFPSYSNTEEFNKQLKAHNMTMGKLKRDVHDQMVIDVFLNKNVFTADAVTDQEVKDYYQQDRTASVRHILFVTRGKSDAEKAGIKKQALKVLALAKSGRNFKSLVKKYSEDPGSKNNDGLYENFKRGEMVKPFEDAAFTLPVGSISNLVETQFGYHIIKVVDRKKETKSYEQVKDQLKKELLNRKKRDIFFNYLNSLKEKHNYTEHFDKLA from the coding sequence ATGAAGAAAATTATCACCATTATGATCGCAGGCATTCTGCTTGCATCATGCAGCTCCAATAAAACCGAAGCTTTAAAAAAGGGGTCTCCTGAGTATGAATTATTTCAGACTCTGTCAGATTCTCTGGGCTATACTTTTTTCTCACCATCTGAGAATACCGCACTTATCACTACTGATGAATTTACAGTAAAGACTCAGGACGTACTGCCTTTGATATATCAGGCACTCGGCGGCCAGGTTACAAGAGCTTTCCAGATAGATTCTTCCCAGGCTATTCAACTGCTTAAAACTTTTTCCAAATCAGAAGCCGAAAAAAGGCTTATTCTTTTTGAAGCCGACAAAAAAGGTATAAAAGTAACTCAGGACAGCGTTGAACAGAACCTTAAAAATATTTTCCCAAGTTACTCCAACACAGAGGAATTTAATAAACAGCTTAAAGCTCATAACATGACTATGGGCAAATTAAAGAGAGATGTTCATGATCAGATGGTAATTGACGTATTTCTCAATAAAAATGTATTTACAGCAGACGCTGTAACAGATCAGGAAGTTAAAGATTATTACCAACAGGACAGGACAGCATCTGTAAGGCATATTTTATTTGTAACAAGAGGCAAATCAGATGCAGAAAAAGCCGGAATCAAAAAGCAGGCATTAAAAGTCCTTGCTCTTGCAAAATCAGGACGTAATTTCAAATCACTCGTTAAAAAATATTCAGAAGATCCTGGTTCAAAAAACAACGACGGCCTTTACGAAAACTTTAAAAGGGGTGAGATGGTAAAACCTTTTGAAGATGCTGCATTTACTTTGCCGGTTGGAAGTATCAGTAATCTCGTAGAAACGCAGTTCGGTTACCATATTATTAAGGTTGTGGACAGAAAAAAAGAAACCAAATCTTATGAACAGGTAAAAGACCAGCTTAAGAAAGAACTTCTTAACAGGAAAAAACGTGATATCTTTTTCAACTACCTGAACTCTTTAAAAGAAAAACACAACTATACGGAACATTTTGACAAACTTGCATAA
- a CDS encoding B12-binding domain-containing radical SAM protein translates to MKKIVFIEPKAPNLHIFSMFALPRLGIFILGTMMKNRGWDVSLFIEETGEIDFQKLKDVDIVGISTITSTATRAYAIADKIREMGITVIMGGPHVTFLSDEALCHSDFVVRGEGEIPLMQFIDHWETDRDYSDVPGLSYKNGEEITNNASSDFIKNLDSVPVPDHNMVKKHLVKIGGRYTIPIQTSRGCPFNCSFCSVTGMFGKKYRFRSTENIIEELRYYNHKNNVIFFYDDNFTANRQRAKDLLRAMIKEDFKFKWSTQVRVDIAKDNELVQLMKKAGCHTLYIGLESVNPESLKEMEKSQSVDDIKAAIKILKRYKIHIHGMFVYGFDSDTPASVKETLKFAKKSGISSAQFLILTPLPGSRTFNELHIQNRIKFNEWSLYDAHHVVFEPVNFTMSELQTAQIYSHQKFYSISQIVKHIFAFRWLDIGIAYYARNLNRIWKKRNKTFLKIMDLLNPRKNIDISISYRQKIVFDDKNRAA, encoded by the coding sequence ATGAAAAAAATAGTTTTTATTGAACCCAAAGCACCGAATCTTCACATATTTTCAATGTTCGCACTTCCGAGATTGGGAATTTTTATTCTTGGAACAATGATGAAAAACAGAGGCTGGGATGTATCTCTCTTTATTGAAGAGACAGGGGAAATTGACTTTCAAAAACTTAAAGACGTTGACATTGTCGGGATATCAACTATAACATCAACTGCAACAAGAGCTTATGCAATTGCCGACAAAATCAGGGAAATGGGGATCACTGTTATTATGGGCGGGCCTCATGTAACTTTTCTATCTGACGAGGCTCTCTGTCATTCTGATTTTGTTGTGAGAGGAGAGGGAGAAATCCCGTTAATGCAATTTATCGACCATTGGGAAACAGACAGAGATTATTCCGATGTCCCGGGATTATCATATAAAAATGGAGAAGAAATTACTAACAACGCTTCTTCTGATTTTATAAAAAATCTGGATTCTGTTCCTGTTCCTGATCATAATATGGTAAAAAAACATCTTGTCAAAATCGGTGGAAGATATACAATACCCATCCAGACATCAAGAGGATGCCCGTTTAACTGTTCTTTCTGCTCTGTAACAGGCATGTTCGGGAAAAAATACAGATTCCGCTCTACTGAAAACATAATTGAAGAGCTCCGGTATTACAACCATAAAAATAATGTGATATTCTTTTATGATGATAATTTTACCGCAAACAGGCAGAGAGCCAAGGATCTTCTCCGTGCAATGATAAAAGAGGATTTCAAATTCAAGTGGTCTACTCAGGTAAGAGTGGATATTGCAAAAGACAATGAACTTGTTCAGCTGATGAAAAAGGCCGGATGCCATACTCTCTACATTGGGCTTGAATCTGTCAATCCGGAAAGCCTGAAAGAAATGGAAAAATCACAATCTGTGGACGATATAAAAGCAGCAATTAAAATTCTGAAAAGATACAAAATACATATTCACGGAATGTTTGTTTACGGTTTTGATTCTGATACACCGGCATCAGTAAAAGAAACTCTTAAATTCGCAAAAAAGTCAGGAATTTCGTCAGCACAGTTTTTAATCCTTACTCCCCTGCCTGGATCCAGGACTTTTAATGAGCTGCATATTCAGAATAGAATAAAATTCAATGAATGGTCCCTTTACGATGCACATCATGTTGTTTTTGAACCGGTAAACTTTACAATGTCCGAACTGCAGACAGCACAAATTTACAGCCATCAAAAATTCTACTCAATTTCACAGATTGTCAAACATATTTTTGCATTCAGGTGGCTTGATATAGGTATTGCATATTATGCAAGGAATCTCAACAGAATATGGAAAAAACGGAATAAGACTTTTCTTAAAATTATGGATCTTTTAAATCCCCGTAAAAATATTGATATTTCCATTAGTTACAGGCAAAAAATTGTGTTTGATGATAAAAACAGAGCTGCTTAA
- a CDS encoding MerR family transcriptional regulator, translating to MKKNIYLLKEFIPVAGVSESQLKEWESLKILIPSGYTEDKTACYSDDSIKRAEHIKQLTALGYNLDDIQKIIKKVGLPSHTEDKNQPKEADKYLTVGHLSEAVGISTRTIKHWEEKGIIEPQMRSQGGFRLYPESYIYLCKLIVDLQLFGYTLDEIKIVSDHFREFLTIKQEIENMPYPEVDKKLRNMLNKIKTLTGQINQLKSGIQRWEDLLKKKKKEINQLINKNDKKIEQDKSNKPIKK from the coding sequence ATGAAGAAAAATATTTATTTGCTGAAAGAATTCATTCCCGTTGCCGGCGTTTCAGAATCCCAGCTTAAAGAATGGGAATCTCTAAAAATTCTAATTCCCTCCGGATACACAGAAGACAAAACAGCCTGCTACTCAGATGATTCGATAAAACGTGCAGAGCACATAAAACAGCTTACAGCTCTGGGCTATAATCTGGATGATATTCAAAAAATAATTAAGAAAGTAGGCCTCCCTTCCCATACGGAAGATAAAAATCAGCCAAAAGAGGCAGATAAATATCTGACAGTAGGACATCTTTCCGAAGCTGTTGGCATAAGCACCCGCACAATAAAGCATTGGGAAGAGAAAGGCATTATTGAGCCCCAAATGCGCAGCCAGGGAGGGTTCAGGCTATATCCTGAATCTTACATCTATCTATGCAAATTAATTGTTGACCTGCAGCTCTTCGGCTATACTCTCGATGAAATTAAAATAGTATCAGACCATTTCAGAGAATTCCTGACAATTAAACAGGAGATAGAAAACATGCCCTATCCGGAAGTTGATAAAAAACTCCGGAATATGCTGAATAAAATTAAAACTTTAACAGGGCAGATAAATCAGCTTAAATCCGGTATCCAGCGATGGGAGGATCTATTAAAAAAGAAAAAGAAAGAAATCAACCAGCTCATTAATAAAAATGACAAAAAAATTGAACAGGATAAAAGTAACAAGCCGATAAAAAAATGA
- a CDS encoding sensor histidine kinase encodes MNLQPVKVLFLSSSSFVTDKVRERFIDEKFVVELNVSDIAPCNTENVISLKPDLIILDFSKCELTEALLCFEKLITLHTPIISIIPVKYLSNARDFIYPGTSDYSPVCEECIYDIVHIAKRLLFSNKLYKRTLGISSLENEIIGLKNEKKFLLKEVYHRVGNLLQIVCSLLELELRNIKDEDLSLYFESSITRIRSLSLIHSIYMQSMKEGKVDFEKYARSLAEHQYRIHKISPSSVKLDIISEINFFNQDKIFGFGLIVNELLSNSLVHAFPDSHRGEKTIKISLKKKENKIELEVRDNGKGFPPGFNVLQASTLGFKLVNILVEMQMKGKLICKNDRGGLVRVVFPC; translated from the coding sequence ATGAATTTGCAGCCGGTGAAGGTTTTATTTCTCAGTTCTTCAAGTTTTGTAACAGATAAAGTAAGGGAGAGATTTATTGATGAAAAATTTGTTGTTGAACTGAATGTTTCAGATATTGCTCCCTGCAATACGGAAAATGTTATTTCCCTAAAACCTGATTTAATAATTCTTGATTTTTCCAAATGCGAACTTACAGAAGCTCTTTTATGTTTTGAAAAATTAATAACGTTACATACCCCAATCATTTCAATTATACCTGTAAAATACTTAAGTAATGCACGGGATTTTATATATCCCGGAACTTCCGATTACTCTCCAGTGTGTGAAGAGTGTATTTATGATATTGTTCACATTGCAAAGAGGCTCCTGTTTTCCAATAAGCTTTATAAACGGACTCTTGGAATTAGTAGTCTTGAAAATGAAATAATCGGATTAAAGAATGAGAAGAAATTCCTTTTAAAAGAGGTTTATCACAGAGTTGGTAATTTACTTCAAATTGTGTGCAGCCTCCTGGAACTGGAATTGAGAAATATTAAGGATGAAGACCTGTCGCTTTATTTTGAATCAAGTATTACAAGAATAAGATCTCTTTCTCTTATCCATTCAATTTACATGCAGTCCATGAAAGAGGGGAAGGTAGATTTTGAGAAATATGCAAGATCTCTTGCGGAGCACCAGTACAGAATTCATAAAATATCTCCATCATCTGTAAAGCTTGACATTATTTCAGAGATTAATTTTTTTAATCAGGATAAGATATTCGGGTTCGGCCTGATTGTTAATGAGCTTTTGTCAAATTCCCTTGTGCATGCTTTCCCTGATTCTCATAGAGGAGAAAAAACAATAAAAATAAGTTTGAAAAAGAAAGAGAACAAAATAGAACTGGAAGTGAGAGATAATGGAAAAGGATTTCCTCCGGGATTTAATGTTTTGCAGGCATCCACTCTTGGTTTTAAACTTGTTAATATTCTTGTAGAAATGCAGATGAAGGGCAAGCTGATCTGCAAGAATGACAGAGGAGGGCTGGTAAGAGTGGTTTTCCCCTGTTAA
- a CDS encoding GntR family transcriptional regulator has translation MDIIDSSSVIPKYYQLKELLKEKIISGYWKPGEKVSAEKEIVKNYDCSLITVNKAVGKLVEEGYVFRERGRGTFVSHKQLWGNSEKPVVLKLIGMVVADVTKEFGRTIVRGVEDYLHLRGYSLIIGNHDQNIDKTQNYISLLLKKHIDGVIFSPVLGENYEAKNARILKKLKHRDVPVVLIDKYLRNMECSYVVSDNIESSFKLTESIIKSGHKKIAVLTGLDCSSFEDRLIGYKEALKKYSIPFNPDMILEYDARRIDAGDISEIVNFLSLNKSLSAIYAFNSTLAKGIVQALEKLGRKISEDLKIVSYDNHILPNSAETTFIRLNQPEYKMGEKAAELLLQMIEKGIRKPEKIILKSELLPGKMDNINITTT, from the coding sequence ATGGATATAATTGACAGCTCCAGCGTTATTCCGAAATACTACCAGCTTAAAGAACTGCTTAAAGAAAAAATTATATCTGGATACTGGAAACCCGGTGAAAAAGTTTCTGCCGAGAAAGAAATTGTTAAAAATTATGACTGTAGCTTAATCACTGTTAACAAAGCCGTAGGCAAATTAGTTGAGGAGGGGTACGTATTCCGGGAACGCGGCCGTGGAACCTTTGTCAGCCATAAGCAACTTTGGGGTAATTCAGAAAAACCCGTAGTACTTAAATTAATTGGAATGGTGGTCGCTGATGTGACTAAAGAGTTTGGACGGACTATTGTTCGCGGTGTAGAAGATTATCTGCATTTAAGAGGCTATAGTTTGATCATAGGAAATCATGATCAGAATATTGATAAAACTCAGAACTATATTTCCTTACTATTAAAAAAACACATAGATGGCGTTATCTTCTCGCCCGTTCTGGGTGAAAATTACGAAGCGAAGAATGCTCGAATTTTAAAAAAATTAAAACATCGGGACGTTCCCGTTGTATTGATTGATAAATATCTGCGTAATATGGAGTGTAGTTATGTTGTTTCCGATAATATTGAAAGCTCCTTCAAACTGACTGAGAGTATAATTAAATCAGGTCATAAAAAAATAGCGGTTTTAACCGGTTTGGACTGTTCCTCATTTGAAGACAGGCTGATTGGTTATAAAGAAGCGTTGAAAAAATATTCAATCCCGTTTAATCCAGACATGATCCTTGAATATGACGCCCGCAGGATTGACGCCGGCGATATTAGTGAGATTGTAAATTTTTTATCGTTGAACAAATCACTTTCAGCCATTTACGCTTTTAATTCCACATTAGCAAAGGGTATTGTCCAGGCGCTGGAAAAATTAGGCAGAAAAATTTCCGAAGATCTGAAAATTGTGAGTTACGATAACCATATTTTGCCTAACTCTGCAGAAACCACCTTTATAAGGCTTAATCAACCTGAGTATAAAATGGGTGAAAAGGCTGCAGAATTGCTTTTACAAATGATTGAAAAAGGAATCCGTAAACCCGAGAAAATAATTCTTAAATCCGAATTATTGCCGGGTAAAATGGATAACATTAACATAACAACGACTTGA
- a CDS encoding sodium/solute symporter (Members of the Solute:Sodium Symporter (SSS), TC 2.A.21 as described in tcdb.org, catalyze solute:Na+ symport. Known solutes for members of the family include sugars, amino acids, nucleosides, inositols, vitamins, urea or anions, depending on the system.), producing MEQIGNLNGLDYTIFVVYFAALIYMSWRLSKGQQDETDYYVGSRKMPWWAIGISTAATQTSAIGFMSVPAFVAMKQGGGMKLLQGEFVVPIAMIFIMVFLIPFFRKLELISVYEYLEKRFNSSVKYLVSSIFLLSRGFATALGFYMAGIVLSTVFKIPLWVTIVLIGGITLVYDTLGGIKAVIYSDVLQMAILLMGAFLIAGYSIYEVGGWGIFTNIVTLDMPDRLQILDLKHTGLGDGAEFSFWPQVIGGFFLLSSYYGCDQTQTQRELSAATLKETRKSLIFNGFFRFPLSLLYLFIGLTIGAYAIEHAHFVGIIDSMGKVDYMVPVFIMNTIPHGFKALIFVAILAAAMSSLDSAINSLSAASMRDFIDPLVLNKKKYKISFLRISKISTVIWGIIVTLLAFYVGNISDTVIESIGIVGSAFYGPILAAFILGVAFKRATARGVFVGIIAGVFFNLVLHFWFQEIFWLWWNCFGFLVSVTIALFVSFFDKPTSENKIKKYLIWNTNLLEGERAWVPKYLILVGYFFFMIAVAWLIPHLFTGF from the coding sequence TTGGAACAGATTGGAAATTTAAACGGCTTGGATTATACAATTTTTGTTGTCTATTTTGCCGCTCTTATCTATATGAGTTGGAGATTAAGTAAAGGGCAGCAAGACGAGACCGATTATTATGTAGGCAGTAGAAAAATGCCCTGGTGGGCTATTGGTATCTCAACCGCGGCAACACAAACATCAGCCATCGGATTTATGTCTGTTCCTGCTTTTGTCGCCATGAAACAGGGCGGCGGTATGAAATTACTGCAAGGGGAATTTGTGGTGCCTATCGCCATGATTTTTATCATGGTATTTTTGATTCCATTTTTCAGAAAACTTGAATTAATCTCGGTCTATGAATACCTTGAAAAACGATTTAATTCTTCCGTAAAATATCTTGTTTCTTCAATATTTCTGTTAAGCCGAGGTTTTGCTACAGCCTTAGGGTTCTATATGGCAGGCATTGTATTATCAACTGTCTTTAAAATCCCTTTGTGGGTTACTATTGTACTTATTGGCGGAATAACGTTGGTATATGACACTTTAGGTGGCATAAAGGCTGTTATTTATAGTGACGTTCTGCAAATGGCTATACTGTTAATGGGCGCATTTTTAATTGCCGGTTATTCGATTTATGAAGTTGGGGGTTGGGGTATTTTTACAAACATTGTAACATTAGATATGCCTGATAGATTACAAATACTCGATCTCAAACACACCGGATTAGGAGACGGCGCTGAGTTTTCTTTTTGGCCGCAGGTAATAGGAGGATTCTTTTTATTATCATCTTATTACGGCTGCGATCAAACTCAAACGCAACGGGAATTAAGCGCGGCAACCCTTAAAGAAACACGAAAATCATTGATATTCAACGGGTTCTTTCGTTTTCCTTTGAGCCTCTTATATCTCTTTATCGGACTTACTATTGGCGCTTATGCTATTGAGCATGCTCATTTTGTCGGGATTATTGATTCAATGGGGAAAGTGGATTACATGGTACCGGTTTTCATTATGAATACGATTCCCCATGGATTTAAAGCGTTAATATTTGTCGCCATATTAGCTGCGGCAATGTCTTCGCTCGATTCAGCTATAAATTCTCTAAGTGCAGCTTCAATGCGAGATTTTATTGATCCTTTAGTATTAAATAAGAAAAAATATAAAATCTCATTTTTGCGAATAAGTAAGATTAGTACGGTAATTTGGGGAATCATTGTTACGCTATTGGCCTTCTATGTGGGAAATATATCTGACACTGTCATCGAATCAATCGGAATTGTAGGTTCGGCATTTTATGGACCCATACTGGCTGCATTCATATTAGGGGTTGCCTTTAAAAGAGCGACGGCAAGGGGCGTTTTTGTCGGAATTATAGCCGGAGTTTTTTTCAATTTAGTGCTGCATTTTTGGTTTCAGGAAATTTTTTGGTTGTGGTGGAATTGCTTTGGTTTTTTAGTCAGTGTGACTATTGCCCTTTTTGTAAGTTTTTTTGATAAACCGACTTCAGAAAATAAAATAAAAAAATACCTTATTTGGAATACGAATTTATTAGAAGGAGAAAGAGCCTGGGTTCCTAAATATTTAATTTTGGTTGGCTATTTCTTTTTTATGATTGCCGTTGCCTGGTTAATCCCACATTTATTTACCGGATTTTAA